CCAAGATCCAGGGCCCCTTCTCCAATTCTAATGTAAACAGGTTGAATAAACCACAATCATCAGACCACAAGGAGCTGTAACAGGTGGCCTAAAGCCAACAGACAACCATTCTATTTCTAGGTGGAAAGGTTTCCCTCCTGGCTCTTAGGACAACTATATTTATACAGTTATAAGTAAACAGTGTTAtcaggtagaaaaaaaaacaaacatagttGGCATTTCAGCTAGTTATTTCCCGTCTTGCATAGTCTGTCTGCTTGCTTTGCTGGTGGTTATGCCTGAGCAAACTGGGATCTGCTGGGCTCCACTGAGGCTCGGTTTGGAGGGCAGGTAGCAGCTAGAGAGACCCTGGCTGCAGCTGCAGGTATCTGGAACCACGTTGAAGCTGCTCCCGGCCCAGCTTGACATCCGAAGGCTGAACTGTCTGTGCCTCAAACGCAGCACTGGGAAGGGCATGAGCAAGTCTGGCCTTAGCATGGCCTTGTCTAACTCCTCCTAGACCCAAGACTCCGAAGAGTGAGGGAGTGAGGGACCTCAGAGTCTAGGGTCAGCTCTCGTGTGGTGTAAGTTCCCACACTCCTGGCAACAAACTTAGGAAACACAAGAGTGCATTTTCCCCCTCAGAAAAAATCCTGCCAATACACAAAGCTGTCTACTCATGGGGACATGGCACTTTTTCCTCCATCCTGTATGACTAAAAATTGGTAACCTCTGTGTACCTCCAAGTCTCTTCCACAGAACAATCCTCAGAATGCTACCATGGATAACAATCTGGGAAATGTGCATCTCTGTCATCTCTGcccctgcccaccccccaccaaaaaaaaaaaaaattctgtgcaGCAGCCTCATCCTCAAATCCTGCTGCGTTCTAAGAACTCCAGCTCCATCCATCCTAAGGGCTCAGTCTAAAGAGGACTGTACGGCTGGTGAGGAAAGGGCTGGCTAAGGAAGGGTTAGGACCCTATGGAGTTTGAGTGAAAGAAACCGCCAAGGCTGTTAATTAAAACCACAGCTACTCCAACCAAAATCTCACCAATGACTTAAATCACACTACGGGGTACCCCCTACTAAGTACTTTATATAGTGTGGGTGTATTCAGGAGATACAGGTATTTCTTAactgaagaaaacagaagaaacaaacatCATAAAACCTGTCATTTGGATGTCCCCTTCACAAACCACATAACTTTCACAATTATTTGGGCCCTGGAGCACTACAGTGGGAACCAGAGCTGTGGGTCTTCATTTAAAGGTAGGGGTTGATGCTGGTCCAAATTTAACCCAATGATGGGCTAGCTAGCTATCCCTACTGGCTCTCTGCTTCAATGACAAGCTAGAAAGAAAGCCCAGTCACTGCCACTGTCAGCTTGGGATGCACTAGGAGGTCACTCAAGTGAAGGACAGGCTTTGTCAGGGCGATCCAGACTTGACTCCTTTCTTGGGATTTGAGCTAAATGCAGCCTTTGAACAGGGGAGACTAGTCTATAATCACTGCAGGGAAAATCCATTCTTCCTTGGGAAAATTACTTAGGAAAAAGCAGAGttaatcaaactcagaaatactgATAAGGTATAGAAAATGTGAGTGATCTGCTGAGCCAGATCTCCTGAACAGGAACATTGTAGAGCATTGCCAGGGATGGAACGGCCTTTCAAAGTTCATGGATATACTCTTGGGTCAAGCGCATCCATGCACACTGCACTACACATGGCCCAGCACAGGGTGGCAGGTCTAAGAGCTCAGAAGTgccttctgaatgaacacagccTCCCTCACTAGCCTCCCATTTTAGTCAGTGGCCAGTTTGTAATCAGACAATAACTAAATAGCTTTAATTTTTGAGGGGcattttaccttaaaaaaaaaaaagacttaaaaaaaaaaagtacttcttCCAtaatcaaagaatttttttttaaataaatgaggtCAGTTAGGAAGGATTTCTAGTCAAGTCTCAGgcagacttttttctttctttcttttcttttatttaaagagGCAACTAAGGGCCCGAGGCCAGAGGCTGGGTGCTGGCAGAGTACTAAGGGCCCGAGGCCAGAAGCTGGGTGCTGGCAGAGTACTTCCCGACTTGATACCAGCACATCAGGCCCAGATGATTTAGATGACTTCTTCAAACAGGTATAAGGGTTCCCCTCTAGAGAAGGGCTACCAAGCCCTCTTGAGGCATAGCACATCTCTTGGATTCCCCATCAGAAAGACTTAGCCTCCTGTCTCTCCTAGTTTCCTCTTTGCACACACACTAAGGAGCACAGCAGAATGTGGGCAGTGTGCAGGTCGCTAGGACTGCAGTGACTGCAGCTAGTTCTAGCTGTAAAAGGATGTCTTCCACTCAAGCTCACCAGCCTCCCAAGCGTTCTCTTCCCTGGTCCATTTTCTCCTATGGGATCCCCATCAGCAACTGTAGCTGCAATGGACTTCAGTCAAACACCAAGATGGGGAATTCTCAGAAATGAAGTGTTCAGGTTTCACTGAGTTTGAGAGCATCTTGTATGCAGATACGTTAGTAGTTTTTCCATTTTCAAGGGTAAGCAAACTAAAGAATAAGCCACGCCTTCCCAACATAAACTGTTTTGCCTCTATTTCAAGGGCCACTGCTCTCAGCAGGAATTATGGGAAAGAACACTGTCTACAGTCCTTGGGGTctccctggggggtggggtggggtacagAGGGACAGCCCAGTGTCTGCAACACTCACTCAGCAGCAACAGCACCTGAGCCCACACTTGTTGCCACTGCTGCGCACTCTACTCAAGGTAGTCACTAGGGGCAggggaatatttaaaatatatatctttcatctattaaaatattttatcttcttaccaaaaccaaaaattaattcCAACTGAAAGTGTTTTTCTAAGCACTAGTGACATATAAAAGGGTGGCAAGTGGAAAAATAAGTGTCTTTAAAGCTACCCAGTAAGCCTAGCCTTCCAATAATAATTACTAAGCTCATAAAGGAAATACATGACTTGGTAGACATTTCTAAGTTTTCTCTAATGGGATTTTCCGGTGTCCGCAGCCGGGGCCAGCTCTCCTCCCTGGGGTGCTGGCCTGCCTTCCCGCAGCCCTGAAAAGCCCTAAGTTGCCTAGGATGGGGAGTAAAGCCGTGTGAGTATAAAGTAATGAGactatttcatgttttaaaaacacacacacactccagactCACACAGTTCCTGCCAGAGCAGCCTCTGAAGCCACCTTGCTAATGGCCACCTTACACATCAAACATTCCTGCGAACAGTCAACTATGAGCTGCAGAGAAATTAAGTTCTGTCTGCTTCAAGGGACATAGTGCTTGGGAGTCCACATCCTTCTTCCCACCTTCAGAAGCTTCAACCAGTTTCTGTCTAACTCCaaatctgaagttctctcttctaGAATTCCCAGAGACTGACATCTCCCTTGGCACAGAAAAGTGAGTCTAAGCTCCAGCTACTTCTAGCTTCGAACGTTTCAGAAGCATTCTGATCAGATGACTATGGAGTATCTTGCTGGGACCTTTTAAAGGGAACAAAAGTGTAAAAGCTCTGGAAGGTTTGTGAAAATGACAGTCACATGACTATGTAACagctcacacacacaggaaaggccAGCCCACCTGAGAGTCCCTAAAACCGTATCATAATCCTATTCTCAATAAGCCCAGAAGGGCAGAAGCACCAAGCACCACCAGGGATGCAAAAGACACACGGTGTCAAGCTGCTaagaaaaataaaccccaaaggTCCATGGGACTGAATTGACCAGCTGCATCCAGCTAGATACCTTGTTTCCACAGTATGGAGTTTCAGCTTTGTCCTTTGCCTGACTTTAGGGAAGTTTTGCCATTGCCATGTGGGAAGTAGTAAGGAAACCTCCCAGTTCGGCCCCAGGCGAGGGCTCCCGGGAGAAGAGGAGCAGTAAGCAGGCAGGGAAGTCACTCCAGTCCTGCTTTCCATCCCGGCAAGGTGAAGTGCTTCTAGGTGGGCTTTGCACTGTCATGTTCAGTCATGGCCCTGGCGTGCCCTAGGCTGTACTTCCTTTGGACACCCTGTGATTGTAGAGAATCCATGGGACTTGTGGCCTGAGAGCCAGTGGTCAGTCTGGGCTAGGCCACCTGGCAGCTAAGAGAACCTGGACATCCAGCTGACAGCACTTAGCAATCAGGTCGCAGGAAGACCAGCGTCAGCCACACTGCTTCAATCAAATGTCATAGTTTAGACAAAGAATGCAAATAATTTCTGTAGAGGTAAAAGTTCTGAGCTCAACTGACTTGGGTATGTAGAAATAACATGTAGCgaaggggagggaagatgaatgtgagcatctatTTATCTTGGCTCTTCCAAAGTACTGGCACTGCTTGTCTCTGAAAAGAATCCATGTTTATCTGCAAGGCTAACTTAAACACCACTCTGTGGGAAGAAGCCAGGGGCTTTATGAGTGTGAGAAGGTATCCATCCCATCTCCCTACCATCTCTAACACTGGCCCTCACATTCATGAATGAGGGCCACTCCCAAGCTCACTCCAAGTGGGTACTGCCAGATTTGGGCCCAGAAGCCTTCAGAGTTGGCTCACTCAAAGAGTGAGGAGTACTGGCCCTGGTCCTAGAAAGCCAAAGATGCCGACACTTGGCTTTTGAATACCAAGGCTCTGGATCCTCTCAGAACCATAGCAGACAGTGGtttgccattgagagaaactcaaaaTGAGAACATTCAGCTAGCTCTTTTGGATAAATGACAGGTCAAGGACCTCTGAAGCAGGTAACATTATTCTATACATCAAGTGCTACTTGGCCCCAGCCAAGCTGCTGGACCTCAAGAGATACTGATCTACGCTTCCTTTTCGCCGGCTCATAGTCCGCCTCTCACTGTCAAACATGCGATGTGACTGCAGAGCCAGCTGCtggtcctcttcctcctgctgcaaTTTCCGCCCCACCTCAAGCAGCCCTGGGTCCTTGGGGGCCAGATCCATGTCACTGCTCGGTGGTCGCAGTTTTTTAACACCGTTTTGTTCCAAGTGCTTGGTCTTACAGCGCCTTTTCCGGCCTCTGCGCAGGGAAGGAATCGGCTCCTCTCCTAGGCTGTTGACCAGAATGCCATTACCCAGATCAAAATGATTGAGTGTCTtcagttgttgttttgttttgaggaccCCACCCAAAACATCATTTTTGGGTAGCAGTGAATTAACCGCTGCAGTCTTCATGACTGTGCTTATGCAAGTTTTGACTAATGTGGCGTCCACGGTGGACCCTGACTCCTCACACTGCTCCCGTTCCAGAGAAGGCCCACTGGAGGCTCCTCCGTGCTCCGAGGAATGGCAGGTTTCCAGTGAGAACTCACGGCTCCGTTTTCTAACACAGTCCTGTTCTACTTTGGTCTGGTTAACAGAGGGGAAGCACTCAAGGGCAGTGGAGGTGGGCCCAGCACACTCGGAGAGCACCTGGACCCTGGACAGCCTTGTATTAAAGGCCAGAGACGGCCTCTCCTTGCTGGAATGGATTGTGTCAGAACCTGGAAACTCTTCCCCTGCTTCAGGAGCCAGGGAGGTGAGAGTGGCTTTGGAAAGGGTCTTCTTGATCTGCCGCTCCTGGAAGATCTGCTCCCACTTCTTGAGGATGCGAGGGCTGGCCTCATATGAAGTCTGCTTCTGCAGGCTTCTGGTCAGGTTGCGAGGGGTTGACTTGATGATGAGAGGACTGAGCACCCGGCCATCAGGGAGTCTCTTGGGAGGGGTGCATGGCGAGCAGACGATGGGCTTGAAGTGGTTTAGCTCTTCAGAGATGCTGTCATTGCTTTCAGGGCTGATGGAGCGCTCTGGCTTATGCAAGGAAGCCAAGGATGAAAGGGAGCCGAAGGGCAGGCGCTTTTCGATGGTTAAgtcaggggcagagaggcagcgGTTGTTTTGAGTAGACAAGAGAACACCAATAATGGGGGTGGAGCCTGGAGTTATAGTTGTGATctgaaagaaatataaaagatcatgtgtgtggtttttttgacttttttaatcttttatcttttaaaacttgTATATGTGGTTCTGTATGTACGTGTATGTACAGGtgtccaaagaggccagaagaaggtgctggatcccctggggcTAGAATTATGGGAAGCAAAGGCCCGATGTAGTCTAggtctctgcaagaacaagtgctcttaactgctgagccttccctCCAGCTCTCTCGCACATGCATTTTTTTCTACGTAAGTCCTTtagatgtggggggaggggtagagAAGGAAGGTAAAGGAAGGGTGGTGtgaaaaaatgggaaaaattcctAGCCTAACTCATACACATCAGTAAGAGAGTTAGCAACATCAAAACCTGAAGATGGATCTTGCCTAGACCAAACCTTCTGAAAGGTTTCTATAATGGCTCCCCATCTGTCTACTAATTTGAACCTTCTTCCTTCATGTCTTTTTGCAGGATTCTCTAGATGATTAATCTAATCTGCCTGGGATTCCCTCTGCCCTGTGCAGGGAGCTTCGTGTGCTGAGGTGGAGGATGCAGAATGGCGGAGCGCCGCAGCAGCCCCAGGCTGACCACACCTCGTACCTTGGCTCTGTTGGGCGGAGCTGTTCTGAGCCTGCTCCTCACTCTGTCCTGAACTGTGTCGCTGCAGCTCTGACTTCTCTGCACCTTGGTGTTTAACTTCCTAAAAAAGAATACACAGTTACAATTAGTCCATACATGAGTTTAGAAAATGGTGACAATCTCTTTCCATTCTAAGCCATTTCTCAAGAAAGACAATCCCCATAGGTAGCTAGAATAGAAAACGGGTTAATTTAGCAACCAAATGCAAAAGAGAAAAAGGCTTCCAAAGTCTTCCAGACACAtgatttttatcttatgtattaTAACTTTACAATTgttgttctatttattttttgtgtgtgggtgttttgcctgcacatacatCTGTGCAGAACATGTAAACCTgtgccatggaggccagaagagggcgctggatcctcTAGGATTGAACTACAAGtgtttgtgaactgccatgtgcaATCCAATCTGTGTCCTCTTAAAGAGCAGCCTGTGACCATAACCACCGAGTCAACTCTTGAGCCCTTGTGTTATGACTTGCAAACCACACTCCACAGCACCTGCACTGAGCACTGCAGTCCACTGTGTTAGCATGCCAAATGAAGTAACAGAATAGCCCTTACATAGCTAAAATACAACCTAAGTGTTTAGGTTGTTACCTCTGGGTCTTTGATTTATTCTGAACTAATCCTCTGCATGTGGTAAGGGCCTGGAGGTCTAACTGCCTGTCAGCTGTCCCTGTGCCAGACAGAATCTACTGTAGAACTGCGTGCACACACAGGTGGTCACCTACACCACACTACAACTAACGTTTCCAATGACTCCAAATAGAAATTATTCCCTCAATTGATACTATTTAGCTCTTAAACAGAATGCAGCGTATAAACTCTTTTGTAGACAGGACTTTTAATGTCAGAGTTGGCTCAGGGAAAAcaaggaggcagg
This Mus musculus strain C57BL/6J chromosome 7, GRCm38.p6 C57BL/6J DNA region includes the following protein-coding sequences:
- the Rnf169 gene encoding E3 ubiquitin-protein ligase RNF169, with the translated sequence MAAAGPSTRASSAAAAAALSRRGRRGRCDEMAAAKAGAPGPASSPALLVLRSAPRPEESGCTGCLETPGEVAALPCSHSRCRGCASRAAGPGCRRCRPRGSGWARRRARDDGQAAAELMGERARRGQPEPCRPRRDGGAAASGPRPEPEPLAEPEFIFRTPIKLSKPGELSEEYGCLRKLRGEKLQEEKDCDDQIHKLLQEDSEMGKRKADEQKKRDEAVVLKTSLEQCPARLSDSENEEPSRGQMMQTHRSAFVSKNSSCSLAFLAGKLNTKVQRSQSCSDTVQDRVRSRLRTAPPNRAKITTITPGSTPIIGVLLSTQNNRCLSAPDLTIEKRLPFGSLSSLASLHKPERSISPESNDSISEELNHFKPIVCSPCTPPKRLPDGRVLSPLIIKSTPRNLTRSLQKQTSYEASPRILKKWEQIFQERQIKKTLSKATLTSLAPEAGEEFPGSDTIHSSKERPSLAFNTRLSRVQVLSECAGPTSTALECFPSVNQTKVEQDCVRKRSREFSLETCHSSEHGGASSGPSLEREQCEESGSTVDATLVKTCISTVMKTAAVNSLLPKNDVLGGVLKTKQQLKTLNHFDLGNGILVNSLGEEPIPSLRRGRKRRCKTKHLEQNGVKKLRPPSSDMDLAPKDPGLLEVGRKLQQEEEDQQLALQSHRMFDSERRTMSRRKGSVDQYLLRSSSLAGAK
- the Rnf169 gene encoding E3 ubiquitin-protein ligase RNF169 isoform X1; this translates as MNMQIAVRRALPRPLLLSHRNRLSLQTGNKMAAAGPSTRASSAAAAAALSRRGRRGRCDEMAAAKAGAPGPASSPALLVLRSAPRPEESGCTGCLETPGEVAALPCSHSRCRGCASRAAGPGCRRCRPRGSGWARRRARDDGQAAAELMGERARRGQPEPCRPRRDGGAAASGPRPEPEPLAEPEFIFRTPIKLSKPGELSEEYGCLRKCPARLSDSENEEPSRGQMMQTHRSAFVSKNSSCSLAFLAGKLNTKVQRSQSCSDTVQDRVRSRLRTAPPNRAKITTITPGSTPIIGVLLSTQNNRCLSAPDLTIEKRLPFGSLSSLASLHKPERSISPESNDSISEELNHFKPIVCSPCTPPKRLPDGRVLSPLIIKSTPRNLTRSLQKQTSYEASPRILKKWEQIFQERQIKKTLSKATLTSLAPEAGEEFPGSDTIHSSKERPSLAFNTRLSRVQVLSECAGPTSTALECFPSVNQTKVEQDCVRKRSREFSLETCHSSEHGGASSGPSLEREQCEESGSTVDATLVKTCISTVMKTAAVNSLLPKNDVLGGVLKTKQQLKTLNHFDLGNGILVNSLGEEPIPSLRRGRKRRCKTKHLEQNGVKKLRPPSSDMDLAPKDPGLLEVGRKLQQEEEDQQLALQSHRMFDSERRTMSRRKGSVDQYLLRSSSLAGAK
- the Rnf169 gene encoding E3 ubiquitin-protein ligase RNF169 isoform X2; its protein translation is MGKRKADEQKKRDEAVVLKTSLEQCPARLSDSENEEPSRGQMMQTHRSAFVSKNSSCSLAFLAGKLNTKVQRSQSCSDTVQDRVRSRLRTAPPNRAKITTITPGSTPIIGVLLSTQNNRCLSAPDLTIEKRLPFGSLSSLASLHKPERSISPESNDSISEELNHFKPIVCSPCTPPKRLPDGRVLSPLIIKSTPRNLTRSLQKQTSYEASPRILKKWEQIFQERQIKKTLSKATLTSLAPEAGEEFPGSDTIHSSKERPSLAFNTRLSRVQVLSECAGPTSTALECFPSVNQTKVEQDCVRKRSREFSLETCHSSEHGGASSGPSLEREQCEESGSTVDATLVKTCISTVMKTAAVNSLLPKNDVLGGVLKTKQQLKTLNHFDLGNGILVNSLGEEPIPSLRRGRKRRCKTKHLEQNGVKKLRPPSSDMDLAPKDPGLLEVGRKLQQEEEDQQLALQSHRMFDSERRTMSRRKGSVDQYLLRSSSLAGAK